GATTGAAGGTGAAGAAAAATATATTTGAAAGTGCGCAGCAGCAAAGTAACGATAAGGCTATTTTTTGCCATAGAGCAAGATTTAGGTTTTTCTGGATGGCAACAATACAATGCCAACAGGTTAAGCTCATTAAAAAAATCACAACCTCGGACCCTAATAAATTAACGGGATCTTTCCACTGTCCTTCTGAAATTCTGGCAGGTAATACAAAAATTGGAATAGAGGCGGCAAGAATTAAACCAGCCTTGTTTTGATAATTCTTCATTAATTCAATAAATAAGTAAAATTGCAGACACCCGCTGCGGCTCAGTTCGTGAAATTATCGTTTTACAAATTATGATCTGATCAGCATCCTATAAATTTCTTTCACAAAATTCGGCTTTGGCGGCGCGGGGCCTGTCGTTAAAGATGGCGATTTCAAGTTGATTTTGCTGCAAAATAAAAGGCCGAAAAGCTGTTTAAAATTTTGAGGTAGTTTTCACGACAGGATTTTTAGCGCAATTTTACAACTTAAAGTTGTAGGTTTAGGAACAAAATCTATATTGCGTATCGTTGCTTTTTGTAGCCAGCAATTTTGAAGTGAGCATTTCACTGTTGTCTCAAATAGCTAATTTTTGTAATACAGGATTGGATTCTTTCTTCCTGACTGGCTACAAAGTGAAAATTTAAAAGGACACGTTGTTTTTAATAGCGCGTATTAATTTATCATATTGAAGGATTGGTCTCATAAGGGACATTAGCTGTTATGCGTAAAATATTAATAGTCGATGACCATCGAATGACTTGCCTGGGCATGGCGATACTTTTAGAAAGAGTGGTCGAAAAGGCTCAGGTTTTCTTTGCAGATTCTTTTATGGGTGCCCTTGCTCAGCTTCAAACAACTCAAATGGAGCTGGTTATTCTTGATCTTGGAATTCCGGGAGGCCATGGTACGGCGATGATAGAAGCTCTGCGCAAACAGCAGCCTGATGTACGGATTCTGGTTTGTACTGGCAGAGATGAACTGCTTTTTGCGGTACCTTATATAGCAGCTGGTGTGAACGGCTTTCTTCATAAAAGCAGCAGCGATGAACAAGTTCTAATGGCTATCGGTATGGTGATAGAAGGCAGACAGTATGTCAGCGGATTGGTTCAGCAAAAGATATTGAGAGACGCCCTTCAAGGCCATCAAGAGAAAAACCCGCTTGAATCACTCTCCGCACGTGAAAATCAGGTTCTTCAGCTTCTATTAGCCGGGAAATGGACCAAGGAAATTGCCGATGAGCTGAATCTGAAATTTTCAACCGTAAGTACCCAGAAGACGAAAATTTTTCAAAAGCTGGCCGTAGAAAACATAGTGGATATGGTTAGAATAGTGGATCGCTATCAATCTTAACCACCGTAATGTTAACAGCTCTGGTTAATTTCTAAAACCAGGCAGATAATTGAGTCTGCTCGGTTTTAGAAATTAATTAATCTGACTATGCTTAGTTTAAGCTAAACTTTCGCCGTATCAGGTCTGAACCCACACGGTACTGAATAATGTAAATGCCCGGAGATGCTACTGGATCAATATCAAACTGGTATTTGTCGGCATGTTTGGTGGTTTTTACCTTTACTTTGTTTCCTTTTAGATCGTTAATCTGCACAGATTCAATTGCGAAATAATTATAGATATACACTGTGTGCTTTATACCCGGATTCGGAAAGATGGTGTGTTCATTTTCTCCGTACGGCCGGTAGACCTGCACAATCCGCGAATAAGCCGCGCTGCCATCGAGATCGATCATTTTGAGACGGTAATAACTATGGCCCCTACCGGCTGAAATATCAGTAAATCTGTACCGGTTCAAACCGCCGTTGACATTGCCGATACTTGTAAAACCTGCGGTCAGATCCAAAGTTCTTTCGATACTAAACCTGTCAAAACCTTTTTCCTGAGCCGTCTCCCATTCGAGCATGTTGCCCTCCGTACTGGTTTTGGCCGTGAACGAAATCAGCGTCACTGGCAAAGGTGTGCAGGCAGCAGTGGCATTGTTGATGGCCTTTTCGTAAGTATAGCTGCCCGCATAAACCCCCGCGGCCCCGGTCTCAAAGCGGTCATCAAACCCATTACCGTTCTGATCCTGGAAGCTGGAAGCGGCAACTTGTGAGGACAATGCAGCAGATTCGCCGCCAGCATTACTTACGCTGATGTTTGAGAAGGGCACGCTTGTGAAACTAGCCACTACGGCTGCTTCCTGCGAATCCGGGCAACCATCACCATCGCTGTCCAGATCAAGTCGGTTGACTATACCGTCATTGTCTGTATCCAGGTCTGCTGGCAGCGGGCAACTCTTAAGATTTACATCCTTCCAGATGGCTTCACTAGCACCTCCGTGGGTTTGGTCGGACAAATCAGTCAGAGTAAAGGATGCCACACCCTGTAAAGTTGTTGGCAATGTCAGGATATAGGGAGTGGTTACGCTGGCCTGTGGTATAACTACGTTGTCAGCCTGGTAGAGCAGCTGATTTGTGCTGTTGTAAAATTTGATTGAAGCAATGTTTGTTACCTGCCCGTCAGTCAAAACGCTGCCGCCATTGGAAAAGAACTGAAATTCGGTAACCTGATCAAGCGGTGTATTATAGGTATAGGTTATCGTCCCGATCAGGTTTGCGTTATTGGTCGGGCTGCCACCAAAGGTAGTCAGTTTATTATCATAGGTGTTAACTAGCTCCCTTCCTGTCGGAAAGGCATTAACCGGGGAAACAATGGCCGCTGAGGCGTTACTCGGATAATGTAAACTGCACGGAGATACTGTCGATTCGGCCAGGTCCAGTATGCCATCATTGTCGTCATCCAGATCGACTGAATCTGCAATTCCATCTGCATCGCTGTCGAGCTGTGTGATACAGGCGGCGTTGGAGTTATCGGTGGCCTTTGTGTAAGTGTAGGTCCCTGCATACGAGCCAGCGGTTGAGGTCTCAAGTCTGTCGTCAAACCCATTGCTGTTTTTATCCTGGAAAGTGCCTAGATTAATTTGCGACAATAGCGCAGCCTGTGTTCCGCCAATGTTGGTTACATTGGTGCTTGCAAAAGGAATTCGTGTGAAACTAGCCACTACGGCTGCTTCCTGGGAATCCGGACAACCGTCACCGTCGCTATCCAGATCAAGCCGGTTGACGATACCATCGTTGTCTGTGTCGATGTCTCCGCTGGACATGACGCAGGTCTTGATATTGACCTCTTTCCAGATGGCTTCACTCGAGCCTCCATGTGTCTGGTCTGATAAATCAGTCAGGGTAAATGATGACACCCCCTGTATAGGGGTAGGAAAGGTAAGCACATAAGGGGTTGATACGCTGGCCTGAGGAATGATCACATTATCTTCCTGGTATAGCAACTGATCGGCGCTGTTGTAAAATTTGATTGATGCGATGTTTGTTACTTGCCCGTCATTAAGAACGCTGCCGCCATTGGAAAAGAATTGAAACTCTGTTACATTATTAAGTGGCGTGTTGTAGGTGTATCGAACAGTTCCTGTTAATTGAGCTGTTCTTTGCGCCGCGCCGCCATACGTTCCAAGGTCATTGTCATAGGTATTGACCAGCTCTCTTCCAACCGGAAATTCGGTAGTGGACGAAACAATATCTGTTGTTGCACTGGCCGGATAGTGCAGACTGCAGACCAGTGCCGGCGTCACCGATTCTTCGCTATCCAATATGCCGTCATTATCATCATCAAGATCCAGCGAATCTGGTATACCGTCTTGATCAGAATCAATATTAGGAATTTGCTGTAAATCAAATGGGTAGTTGCCAGGATTCAATACCTGGTCGCCGGGCGAACCAACTTCCAGGTCCCAGTCCCCGCTTTTGCCGGTAATATTATCCGAGGCGGCAATAGCTACTTTTAGGGTTTTCTGCAAATATGCAACAGCTGCGTGACCATCAATGCCCTTTCCATACTCACATCCATAAATATTGATCAGTCTGATACCTGGGTTCTTTTTGATTTCCTTACACAGCAATGTGGCAACTTTTGGAGCATCGAGCCATTGGCCGTCAATCAGTAATTGTCCGGGCCGTCCGTGTGAGACGAAATGCAGTGTACCAGCTTGTGCTGCTTTTAATGCTTCTAAGATTTGTCTTTTCCCCTCAACTTGTACATCAATATAATGCAAGGCAAAAGAAGGACTTGATAGAATAAGGAATAGAAATGCCAGCCTTAGCGCTATGCTATTTTTTCGACGGAAATGTTTTCTCATAAGTGTTAAGTAAAAAATGGAAAGATTAAAATATGTGAAGTAGGGAATAATTTTTGCGCTGAAAATTCTCAAACTGGTGCATTTGAATGAGTTTGCCGCACATGATCCGAACTCTATAAATGTACTTGGCAGACAAGTACCTTGCGTTTGTAATCACAGCGCTACTGTCTGTCCAGTGAAAAGAATTTAAGTGTTCCCTCATCCCCTTCAGCGCCAATTTGAGACATATTTGAATACGGGAACTTGGAAAGTACAGTTTTCAGTAGCAACGTTCCGCGTTGAGCTTGGCTGCTGAAATGGATCACAATAAGGTTGGGAGATGAGCTCTGCTGCCTTGCCGGGAAATAATTGTCTCATAGTGTCGTTGAGTAGTGTAAACAGTGGCATTCTAATATCAGTATCCTTGTTCGCTGAATTAATCGTTTGTTTTAAAAAGGAACCAATATCCGCTTAATTACAAAACCAGCAAGGATTTGTGCACGGACTTTTATCTGTGAGATTTGCAGCCACCCGCGATGTATTAGCGCTAGTTTGGATCTGACCAGGCAAACTTATTAACGTTTATGCTCTAAATAAATAGTCATATGACTATGACTTAAATAGAAATATTTCTGATAGTATTTGCGACAAA
The nucleotide sequence above comes from Dyadobacter subterraneus. Encoded proteins:
- a CDS encoding response regulator; its protein translation is MRKILIVDDHRMTCLGMAILLERVVEKAQVFFADSFMGALAQLQTTQMELVILDLGIPGGHGTAMIEALRKQQPDVRILVCTGRDELLFAVPYIAAGVNGFLHKSSSDEQVLMAIGMVIEGRQYVSGLVQQKILRDALQGHQEKNPLESLSARENQVLQLLLAGKWTKEIADELNLKFSTVSTQKTKIFQKLAVENIVDMVRIVDRYQS
- a CDS encoding DUF4347 domain-containing protein → MRKHFRRKNSIALRLAFLFLILSSPSFALHYIDVQVEGKRQILEALKAAQAGTLHFVSHGRPGQLLIDGQWLDAPKVATLLCKEIKKNPGIRLINIYGCEYGKGIDGHAAVAYLQKTLKVAIAASDNITGKSGDWDLEVGSPGDQVLNPGNYPFDLQQIPNIDSDQDGIPDSLDLDDDNDGILDSEESVTPALVCSLHYPASATTDIVSSTTEFPVGRELVNTYDNDLGTYGGAAQRTAQLTGTVRYTYNTPLNNVTEFQFFSNGGSVLNDGQVTNIASIKFYNSADQLLYQEDNVIIPQASVSTPYVLTFPTPIQGVSSFTLTDLSDQTHGGSSEAIWKEVNIKTCVMSSGDIDTDNDGIVNRLDLDSDGDGCPDSQEAAVVASFTRIPFASTNVTNIGGTQAALLSQINLGTFQDKNSNGFDDRLETSTAGSYAGTYTYTKATDNSNAACITQLDSDADGIADSVDLDDDNDGILDLAESTVSPCSLHYPSNASAAIVSPVNAFPTGRELVNTYDNKLTTFGGSPTNNANLIGTITYTYNTPLDQVTEFQFFSNGGSVLTDGQVTNIASIKFYNSTNQLLYQADNVVIPQASVTTPYILTLPTTLQGVASFTLTDLSDQTHGGASEAIWKDVNLKSCPLPADLDTDNDGIVNRLDLDSDGDGCPDSQEAAVVASFTSVPFSNISVSNAGGESAALSSQVAASSFQDQNGNGFDDRFETGAAGVYAGSYTYEKAINNATAACTPLPVTLISFTAKTSTEGNMLEWETAQEKGFDRFSIERTLDLTAGFTSIGNVNGGLNRYRFTDISAGRGHSYYRLKMIDLDGSAAYSRIVQVYRPYGENEHTIFPNPGIKHTVYIYNYFAIESVQINDLKGNKVKVKTTKHADKYQFDIDPVASPGIYIIQYRVGSDLIRRKFSLN